One genomic region from uncultured Cohaesibacter sp. encodes:
- a CDS encoding CoA transferase, producing MAEAQDTTRRGPLQGIKVLDFSRILSGPYASMVLADLGADVIKVEPVANGDETRNFPPFQNGLSHYYIALNRSKQSVSLDLKSPEGVEIAKKLAARCDILIENFRPGVMERLGLDYETLKAENEKLIYCSITGFGQNSPHSNKPAFDIVVQALSGVMHMNREPGQAPNKLSLPLGDMAGSIFSMFGVLAALHERNVTGHGRHVEIAMLDSLIAMLGYLSQIYFVSGEAPKPVGTRHPSIVPYGSFPTSDGYVIVACLTERFWQNFARCLGREELLGDERFSIYENRLAHRDALEAIICERTQQETTEVWLKRLAEFDVPNAPILDVAEALEQEHVMRHGLIETIAHEDVGELKLVRSPILFDGVGPEPARAPSRLGEDTLSVLSEELGLNAAELEQLVSKKVIEVM from the coding sequence ATGGCTGAGGCACAAGACACCACGCGACGCGGGCCGCTTCAGGGCATCAAGGTGCTCGACTTCTCCCGCATTCTGTCGGGGCCCTATGCCTCGATGGTGCTGGCTGATCTGGGGGCCGATGTCATCAAGGTGGAACCGGTTGCCAATGGCGATGAAACGCGCAATTTCCCTCCGTTTCAGAACGGGCTCAGTCACTACTATATCGCGCTCAACCGCAGCAAGCAGAGCGTCAGTCTCGATCTGAAATCGCCCGAAGGTGTCGAGATAGCCAAGAAACTGGCAGCCAGATGCGACATCCTGATCGAGAATTTCCGACCGGGCGTCATGGAACGCCTCGGTCTCGACTATGAGACCCTGAAAGCCGAGAATGAGAAACTGATCTATTGCTCAATCACCGGCTTTGGCCAGAACAGTCCGCACAGCAACAAGCCCGCCTTTGACATCGTCGTGCAGGCCCTGTCCGGGGTCATGCACATGAACCGCGAACCGGGGCAGGCTCCCAACAAGCTTAGCCTGCCTCTGGGAGACATGGCGGGCAGCATCTTCTCTATGTTCGGCGTGCTGGCGGCCCTGCATGAGCGCAATGTGACCGGTCATGGACGACATGTGGAAATCGCCATGCTGGACAGCCTGATCGCCATGCTTGGCTATCTGTCCCAGATCTACTTCGTCTCTGGTGAGGCCCCCAAACCGGTGGGGACACGCCATCCCAGCATTGTGCCCTATGGCTCGTTTCCCACGTCGGACGGCTATGTCATTGTCGCCTGCCTGACGGAGCGTTTCTGGCAGAATTTTGCCCGCTGTCTGGGGCGCGAGGAGCTGCTTGGCGATGAGCGATTCTCGATCTACGAGAACCGGCTCGCCCACCGCGACGCTTTGGAGGCAATCATTTGCGAGAGGACGCAACAGGAGACGACCGAGGTCTGGCTCAAGCGCCTTGCAGAGTTCGATGTCCCCAACGCGCCGATCCTTGATGTCGCCGAAGCGCTCGAGCAGGAGCATGTCATGCGCCATGGACTCATCGAGACGATTGCGCACGAAGACGTGGGAGAGCTGAAACTCGTCAGGAGCCCGATCCTGTTCGATGGCGTCGGGCCCGAGCCAGCCCGTGCCCCCTCCCGATTGGGCGAAGACACACTTTCGGTGCTGTCCGAAGAACTCGGCCTCAACGCCGCTGAACTGGAACAGTTGGTGTCAAAGAAGGTAATCGAGGTGATGTGA